In the Malus domestica chromosome 16, GDT2T_hap1 genome, one interval contains:
- the LOC114822237 gene encoding uncharacterized protein, producing the protein MLNYNSWVTCRYLNSYPTWIKLVFIFFINIYVQHSLYSSSRVCRSLYSSSLISFSLQPDHNSCNVRWPIFVAMGQGVSGISRSYSASPATHYTLKLESFSMLKELPEDHRCESDEFEAGGYKWKLVVFPYGNKKKNVGHHISINLEMARTDSLQPDWEVYVDFRVYLLDQEKGTYVVFQDDKIMQKCLHGVAPDVGFNKLISLKELTDASNGYVINDTCVFGAEVFVRKERRAGKGTCISMIKNAAKYTDVWKIKKFSKLKDECYYSKPFTAGNQRWKIVIYPKGNSTSKGTHLSLYLTLADVKKLHPRSQILTKITLRIVDQMHHKLHCCISGNFWFSASQRSWGRASFITLVTLNEADEGFLMNNTCIVEADVTVVALAKAL; encoded by the exons ATGTTGAATTATAATTCTTGGGTGACTTGTAGATATCTTAATTCATATCCCACATGGATTAAACTTGTGTTTATATTCTTTATAAATATTTACGTGCAGCACTCGCTCTATTCATCGAGTAGAGTTTGCAGGTCATTATATTCTTCTAGTTTAATATCTTTCAGTTTGCAACCTGATCACAATTCCTGCAACGTTCGCTGGCCAATTTTTGTTGCCATGGGTCAAGGTG TTTCAGGGATTTCGAGATCATATTCGGCTTCACCCGCAACTCACTACACTTTAAAATTAGAGTCGTTTTCAATGCTAAAAGAACTTCCAGAGGATCATAGATGTGAATCGGACGAGTTTGAAGCTGGAGGATACAAATG GAAACTGGTGGTCTTCCCATAtggaaacaagaagaaaaatgtgGGACACCACATCTCTATCAACTTGGAAATGGCTCGAACAGATTCACTTCAGCCTGACTGGGAAGTATATGTTGATTTCAGAGTGTATTTGCTTGATCAGGAAAAGGGAACCTACGTGGTTTTTCAAG ATGATAAGATAATGCAAAAGTGCCTTCATGGGGTGGCGCCTGATGTGGGTTTTAATAAACTTATCTCCCTTAAAGAACTTACTGATGCCTCCAATGGATATGTCATTAATGACACCTGTGTGTTTGGAGCGGAGGTCTTTGTTcgtaaagaaagaagagcagGCAAGGGAACGTGCATATCAATGATCAAGAATGCTGCAAAGTACACGGATGTTTGGAAGATTAAGAAATTTTCAAAGTTAAAAGATGAATGCTATTACTCCAAACCATTCACCGCAGGGAACCAGAGATG GAAGATAGTGATATATCCCAAGGGAAATAGTACTTCAAAGGGTACCCATCTTTCACTTTACTTAACATTGGCTGATGTAAAAAAGTTACATCCTCGCTCCCAAATCCTTACAAAGATTACCTTGCGCATTGTAGATCAAATGCATCACAAGCTTCATTGTTGTATATCAG GTAATTTTTGGTTCAGCGCTTCCCAAAGGAGTTGGGGTCGGGCGTCATTCATCACACTGGTCACTTTGAATGAGGCAGACGAAGGCTTTTTGATGAACAATACTTGCATAGTGGAGGCAGACGTCACCGTCGTTGCACTTGCTAAAGCACTATAG